In the genome of Pirellulales bacterium, the window CACCATCCACAATGTTCCACAACGCGGTGGCTCAAGCGCGCGAGGCCAACGCGCGGCCGGATTTGTCGCGGGTCCGGATCGGCGCTCACGACGAAATCTTCCAGAACGGCCGACCCGTCTTCGGTGGTCTCAATGTCGAGTCGACGTACTATTATCTGCTCAGCTTGGAAGACCATCGCGACGCCGAAACGTGGGGCGTGCGTCTCTTGGAGAGGACGGTCGAACGAAAGCTGAAGGTGATTCGCAGCCGCTGGCAGTCTTGACGTCCCTGCCCACATGGCCTACCGGGACGCCGACGTCCCGGCGCGCCGGGGCTCGCCGAGCCGGCCACAATCGGGCCACGAAAGGCCAGTTTTTGGCCGCCGGAACGGCTTTTGGCCGCTTCCAGCCCCGGTTTTCGGCTTTTTTTGGCCTCCGGGGGCATTTTTCGGGTTGCTTTTTCGCTTTTGTCGGTTTTAATCGTCCCGTCCCCACATTTTTCGGACGGACGTGCGTTTTGTTCTATTTCCCTGGTCCCCGCGAGGAGGATTGCGAAACTATGGCGAAAGCCCCAGCAGCGACGGGAGCGAAAAAGCCCAAGGCTCCCAGCAAGAGTGAAGTGTTGAATGCCATTGCCGAAGAAACCAATGTGCCGAAGAAGGACGTGGCCGCCGTCCTCGACGCATTGACCACCGAGATCCAAAAGGCGATGAGCAGCCGCGGTCCGGGAATGTTTCAGATTCCCGGCCTGGTGAAGATCACCCGCAAGAGCGTGCCGGCCCGCCCGGCGCAGAAGAACGTGCCGAACCCCTTCAAGCCCGGCGAGTTCATGGACCGCCCCGCCAAGCCGGCCTCGAAAAAGGTGAAGGTCATTCCGCTGAAGAACCTGAAGGCCATGGTCTGACGACTTGTTCGATCGGCTCACGGACTATCCAGCCCGGCACGCGGCACTTCATCGCTCGTGCCGGGCTGTGTTCGTTTGCTGTCGACGATCAGCGTGACCGGCCCGTCGTTGACCAACGCCACCTGCATCGTTTGCCGAAACCGGCCGGTGGCGACTTCGATCTGCGCGGCCCTCGCGGCGCTGACGAAGACTTCATACAGCCGCTCGGCTTTTTCGGGCGACGCCGCGGCCGCGAAACTTGGCCGGCGGCCGCGCCGGCAATCGCCCAACAGCGTGAACTGACTGACGACGAGCATCGCTCCGCGAGCTTCGCGGAGCGACAAGTTCATCTTGCCGGCCTGGTCTTCGAAAATGCGCAGGCCGGCAAGTTTGTCGGCCAGCCAGCGCGCGTCGTCTTCGCCGTCGTCGGCAGCCACTCCCAACAGCACCAGCAGGCCGCGGCCGATTTCAGCCACGACTTCGTCGCCGACGCGGACACGTGCTTCCAGCACTCGTTGAACGCAAACTCGCATGGAAATAGGGTACAGGGATGAGGGAACAGGGGAACAGGGTAGAGGCGTCAGGCGTCAGGCATCAGGCGTCAGGCATCAGGCGTCAGGCATCAGGCATCAGGCATCAGGCATCAGGCAATTGCAACTTTGCGATTTGCAATTTGCAATTTCCCTCTCACTCCTGTTCCCTGCGCCCTCTAACCTGTACCCTGTAACATAATGACGCCCGTCCTCCTGCTCGCCGTCTATTGCACGCTGATCTTTGCCGCCGCGCTGTCGGGCGGGCTGCTGCCGTTTTTGTTTCGGCTCACGCACGTCTGGTTGCAGCTCATCATGAGTTTTGTGGGCGGCGCGATGCTGGGCGTTTCGCTGTTGAGCCTTCTGCCGCACGCCTTCTATGAGTTCGACGGGGCCATTTATCCGGCGGCCATCTGGCTGTTGGCTGGATTCTTGGCGATGTTCTTTGTCGAACGGGCATTCCACTTCCACCACCACGATGCACCGCCGCAGGCCGACGCCTGTGAGACCGCCGGACAGCACAAACACCACGATCGCAGCCATCACTCGCCTGCCCATCCGCATGCGACGGAGCCGCGGCGGCTGACCTGGACGGCCGCTCTGATCGGCCTGGCGCTGCACAGCATGATCGACGGCATGACGCTGGCGGCCAGCGTCGTCGCCACGTCGTCGCACGAAATGGTGGAGGCGTGGACCGGCCTGGCCGTGTTCCTGGTGATCGTGCTGCACAAGCCGTTCGATTCGCTCACTTTGGGTTCGCTGATGCTGGTCGGCGGGCAAACGGCACGGACGCGGCACGTCGTCAATTTTTTTTATGCCCTGGCGGTGCCCACGGGCGCCGCCCTGGCTTACTTCGGCGTCGAGTATGAGGCCGGCGGCGGCTCGCAAGTTTTGGGGCCGTTGCTGGCGGTCGCGGCCGGCACGTTTCTGTGCATCGCGACCAGCGACCTGCTGCCTGAACTGCAGTTTCATTCCCACGACCGCGTCAAGCTTTCGGCCGCCCTGCTGGCCGGCATCCTCCTGGCCGGCGTCATGGTCTGGTTTGAAGAGTCAGGCCATTCGCACGAACACGGCCCGCCGGTAGGAACGCGGCACGGGCACGACGAGCCGTGAGCTGCGTTCGCCCGGGTGATTCACTGGCCCGCCCTGGATTGATCAACGAACCGCGGCCCCTCAATTTGACTTCGGTATCACCGACTCTCGGCGAGGCAGTATAGCGCGTGCTCGCCGCGCAGAAACAGCTCATCACCGGCGATTGCGGCCGACGCGCTGAAGGTGTCGTCGAGTTGGTTGCGGGCCAACAGCCGCGGCGTGTCGCTATGGCTGATCACCAGCGTCAAGCCGCTGCGATCGGTCACGTAAACACGATCGGCCGCGCCGACGGGCGAGGCATAAACCTCGCTGACTCCGCCCAGGCGAAGCGGCCCTGGCCGGTCTTCGCCCGTCCGCGCATCGACTCGATTGAGGATGCCCTGATAGTGCGTGAGGAAATAAAGCGTGTCGCCGTACAACAGCGGCGACGGAACATAGGGCGTTCCGCGCGAGCGGCTCCACAGCACCTGTTCGCTGCCGGTGATGTCGCCCTGGGCGCCTTCGAGGCGAATCGCCAGCAAGGCACGCTTGTCGTAACTGCTCCCCACATACACTACTCCGCGGCTGGAAACCGGCGAGGCCACGATGTTGGCCGACAGGCCGCCGCACTCCCACAGAATCTTGCCGCTGGCCAGATCGTAGCCGCGCACGCGGTTGGTGCCGCTGATAATGACCTGCGGCTTGCCCGCCTGTTCGACGATGATCGGCGTAGCCCAGGAAGTGACTTCATCGCGTGCGACTTTCCAACGCTCGTCACCGCTCCGCTTGTCGAGGGCCACCACGAACGACTGGCCCTCATGGTCCCAATTGATCACGAGCGTGTCGCCGTAGAGCGCAGGCGACGCTCCCTCACCGTGCCCGTGCAGCGACTGCATGAGGCCAAAATCCTTCTGCCAAAGCACTTCGCCGTCGAGATCCAGGCAGTAGAGGCCGAAGGAACCAAAGAATGCAAACAACCGCTCGCCGTCGGTGACGGGCGAATGCGAGGCCAGGCTCGCAGTGTGGTGTCCTTGCTCGTGCGGCAGCGCTTCGCGCAGTTCTCGTTGCCAGAGGATGTGGCCGTCGCCCCGGTCGAGCGCCAGGGCCACAAACCGCTGCCGGCGGGTCACGGGCAGATTGTCGTGATTGCCCGGAGCCGTGCTGGGCCGCGGCGGCATTGGGTCGCCATAGGGCACGGCAGCGGTCAGAAACACGCGGTCGCCCCAGACGATCGGCGTCGAATGTCCCAGGCCCGGCAATGCGACCTTCCAGCGGACGTTCTTCGTTTCGCTCCACTCGATCGGTGGATTGGCCTTCGGTGCGACGCCGTTGGCCAGCGGTCCCCGCCATTGCGGCCAGTTCTGCTCGGCATCTTGGATGCGAACAACGGTATCCGCGGCAGCGGTTGGTGCCGCCAACAAGAGGAACGCGCAGAAGAAATCGAAATAGCGACGAGCCATGTGGTCATTGTGACAGATTGTGGCGGAGACGGTGCCGTGGCGGCGAGTCGGTCCCTCACGGCTGCGGCAGTTGCGGGACCGTCGGGGGCCGAGGCGGGAAGAACTCATCGCCGCGCATTGGCTCATACGGCGCCTGCCGTATCAGCTCGACAGCGCGATTCAGCGCGTTGACGACATATCCGGCCAAGACGACGGGCCAGCGATCTCCCTCGCCAATCCCCATCTCCCGGCGGAATGCCGGATCGTCTAGTCTGTCCTTCGCCCAGGGGTAGGCGTCGTCGAAGCAATGTTGGACCAAGTCTCCGACCCGATCCTCTGTAAGAATCCCGCGCTCCGCTTTCAGTGAATGCGCGAGCTGCTCGACCAACTCCTCATCGAGCCCAGCTACGACGCGAAGATCACCTACCATTTCGGGGGGCAGCGCGCGCCCGCTGACCTCGTCTGGGACCAACAGAAATTCATCGGGCATAGCGACTGGCCTGGCTTTTATCGAGGGCGGTTTTAGCCGACGGCGAGGTTTCGCTCACCTCTAATAATGGCATCGTCAACGTGCATGAGGCAAGCCCTTGGACGGCATCCGACGACCAAAAAGTTCCTAGAAATCTACCAACCGGCAAAGTCGGAGGC includes:
- a CDS encoding ZIP family metal transporter, with product MTPVLLLAVYCTLIFAAALSGGLLPFLFRLTHVWLQLIMSFVGGAMLGVSLLSLLPHAFYEFDGAIYPAAIWLLAGFLAMFFVERAFHFHHHDAPPQADACETAGQHKHHDRSHHSPAHPHATEPRRLTWTAALIGLALHSMIDGMTLAASVVATSSHEMVEAWTGLAVFLVIVLHKPFDSLTLGSLMLVGGQTARTRHVVNFFYALAVPTGAALAYFGVEYEAGGGSQVLGPLLAVAAGTFLCIATSDLLPELQFHSHDRVKLSAALLAGILLAGVMVWFEESGHSHEHGPPVGTRHGHDEP
- the dtd gene encoding D-aminoacyl-tRNA deacylase translates to MRVCVQRVLEARVRVGDEVVAEIGRGLLVLLGVAADDGEDDARWLADKLAGLRIFEDQAGKMNLSLREARGAMLVVSQFTLLGDCRRGRRPSFAAAASPEKAERLYEVFVSAARAAQIEVATGRFRQTMQVALVNDGPVTLIVDSKRTQPGTSDEVPRAGLDSP
- a CDS encoding PQQ-binding-like beta-propeller repeat protein translates to MARRYFDFFCAFLLLAAPTAAADTVVRIQDAEQNWPQWRGPLANGVAPKANPPIEWSETKNVRWKVALPGLGHSTPIVWGDRVFLTAAVPYGDPMPPRPSTAPGNHDNLPVTRRQRFVALALDRGDGHILWQRELREALPHEQGHHTASLASHSPVTDGERLFAFFGSFGLYCLDLDGEVLWQKDFGLMQSLHGHGEGASPALYGDTLVINWDHEGQSFVVALDKRSGDERWKVARDEVTSWATPIIVEQAGKPQVIISGTNRVRGYDLASGKILWECGGLSANIVASPVSSRGVVYVGSSYDKRALLAIRLEGAQGDITGSEQVLWSRSRGTPYVPSPLLYGDTLYFLTHYQGILNRVDARTGEDRPGPLRLGGVSEVYASPVGAADRVYVTDRSGLTLVISHSDTPRLLARNQLDDTFSASAAIAGDELFLRGEHALYCLAESR
- a CDS encoding HU family DNA-binding protein is translated as MAKAPAATGAKKPKAPSKSEVLNAIAEETNVPKKDVAAVLDALTTEIQKAMSSRGPGMFQIPGLVKITRKSVPARPAQKNVPNPFKPGEFMDRPAKPASKKVKVIPLKNLKAMV